A genomic window from Anas platyrhynchos isolate ZD024472 breed Pekin duck chromosome 13, IASCAAS_PekinDuck_T2T, whole genome shotgun sequence includes:
- the SLC26A6 gene encoding solute carrier family 26 member 6 isoform X1, with amino-acid sequence MAAEMVLSHRPGVPRNEVLSEAELEELAQRKPPSKTSVRGCLRKARCSASTAKSLLFRFLPILRWLPRYPVKDWLLGDIASGFSVGIMHLPQGLAYALLAGLPPVTGLYSSFYPVFLYFFFGTSRHNSVGPFAVISVMIGSVTESLLPSEDFLVSVDGGNTTIVDEKARDAARVDLVATITILSGIFQVALGLLQFGFVVTYLSDPLVRGYTTAASVHVLISQLKNVFGVSVGEYSGPLSLFKTFIEICKKLPQTNVGTLVTSIIAMLAIFIVKELNHKFSSKLPMPIPIELITIIISTGISYGVNLKSKFGISVVGDIPSGLKPPTLPSTTYFGQVVGNAFAIAIVGYAICISLGKIFALKHGYKVDSNQELIALGLSNFLGGFFECFAISCSMSRSLVQEGTGGNSQVAGVISSLVILVTILKIGELFRDLPKAILSAIIIVNLKGMFKQFSDFSTLWKSNRVDLMIWIVTFVATLLLNLDIGLAASVAFALLTVIFRTQLPHYSLLGRIPDTEVYKDVAEYEKALEIPGVKIFRSSSTLYFANVEMYAEALKKKSGINVDRLIEKKKKALKKLKKQQKKAEKEKAKRKKDMEAECNGPGVAVIELSGEENSAPAEPTLRSLGLPQPDFHAVILDFSSLNFVDTVSIKIVKNIFRDFHEIEVDVFVASCPASVLAQLERGNFFSSTITKQCFFPSVHDAVLHISGEQHTAPSLQAQRSTKL; translated from the exons aTGGCGGCGGAGATGGTGCTGAGCCACCGGCCTGGGGTGCCCCGCAACGAGGTGCTGAGCGAGGccgagctggaggagctggcacAGAGGAAACCTCCCAGCAAGACCTCGGTGCGCGGCTGTCTCCGGAAGGCGAG ATGCTCAGCCTCCACCGCCAAGTCCCTGCTCTTCCGCTTCTTGCCCATCCTGCGCTGGCTGCCCCGGTACCCGGTGAAGGACTGGCTGCTGGGGGACATCGCCTCGGGTTTCAGCGTGGGCATCATGCACCTGCCCCAGG GGCTCGCCTACGCGCTGCTGGCCGGGCTGCCACCCGTCACTGGCCTCTATTCCTCCTTCTACCCCGTCTTCCTCTACTTCTTCTTCGGGACGTCCAGGCACAACTCCGTGG GCCCCTTTGCTGTCATCTCCGTCATGATCGGCAGCGTGACCGAATCCCTGCTGCCCAGCGAGGACTTCTTGGTGTCTGTCGACGGCGGCAACACCACGATAGTCGATGAGAAGGCGCGGGACGCAGCCAGGGTGGATCTGGTGGCCACCATCACCATCCTGTCGGGCATCTTCCAG GTGGCCCTGGGGCTCCTGCAGTTTGGTTTCGTGGTTACCTACCTCTCGGACCCGCTGGTGCGTGGTTACACCACCGCCGCCTCCGTGCACGTCCTCATCTCCCAGCTCAAGAacgtttttggggtctccgtgggCGAGTACTCGGGGCCGCTCTCTCTGTTCAAG ACCTTCATTGAGATCTGCAAGAAGCTGCCGCAGACCAACGTGGGCACCCTGGTGACATCCATCATCGCCATGTTGGCCATCTTCATCGTGAAGGAGCTCAACCACAAGTTCTCCTCCAAGCTCCCCATGCCCATCCCCATCGAGCTCATCACG ATCATCATCTCCACCGGCATCTCCTACGGCGTCAACCTGAAATCCAAGTTCGGCATCTCCGTGGTGGGCGACATCCCCAGCGG GTTGAAGCCTCCTACGCTCCCTAGCACCACGTATTTTGGGCAGGTGGTGGGCAACGCCTTCGCCATCGCCATAGTGGGTTACGCCATCTGCATCTCGCTGGGTAAGATTTTTGCCCTGAAGCATGGCTACAAAGTGGACAGCAACCAG GAGCTGATCGCCCTGGGCCTCAGCAACTTCCTGGGGGGCTTCTTCGAGTGCTTCGCCATCAGCTGCTCCATGTCGCGCAGCCTGGTGCAGGAGGGCACGGGGGGCAACAGCCAG GTGGCTGGCGTCATCTCATCCCTGGTCATCCTGGTGACCATCCTGAAGATCGGAGAGCTTTTCCGGGACCTCCCCAAG GCCATCTTGTCTGCCATCATCATCGTCAACCTCAAGGGCATGTTCAAGCAGTTCTCAGACTTCAGCACGCTCTGGAAGTCCAACCGTGTGGACCTG ATGATCTGGATCGTGACGTTTGTGGCCACCCTCTTGCTGAACCTGGACATTGGCCTGGCGGCCTCGGTGGCCTTTGCGCTGCTCACCGTCATCTTCCGGACCCAGCT ccccCACTACTCCCTTCTGGGACGCATTCCTGACACCGAAGTCTACAAAGATGTGGCTGAATATGAGAAG GCACTGGAGATCCCTGGTGTGAAGATCTTCCGCTCCTCCTCCACGCTCTATTTTGCCAATGTGGAGATGTACGCCGAGGCGCTGAAGAAGAAG AGTGGCATCAACGTGGATCGCCTGAtcgagaagaagaagaaggcgctcaagaagctgaagaaacagcagaagaaagcGGAGAAGGAGAAGGCGAAGAGGAAAAAG gaCATGGAGGCTGAATGCAACGGGCCTGGTGTTGCGGTGATCGAGCTGAGCGGGGAGGAGAACAGCGCGCCTGCCGAGCCCACCCTGCgctccctggggctgccccagcccgaCTTCCATGCTGTCATCCTGGACTTCAGCTCCCTCAATTTCGTGGACACCGTTTCCATCAAGATCGTGAAGAAT ATCTTCAGGGATTTCCATGAGATAGAAGTGGACGTTTTTGTTGCCAGCTGCCCGG CGTCTGTCCTCGCCCAGCTGGAGCGGGGCAACTTCTTCAGCTCGACCATCACCAAGCAATGCTTCTTCCCCTCGGTGCACGACGCAGTGCTCCACATCTCTGGGGAGCAGCACACAGCCCCG TCCCTACAGGCGCAGCGCAGCACCAAGCTGTAG
- the SLC26A6 gene encoding solute carrier family 26 member 6 isoform X2 has protein sequence MEGKEQRGGPGAMAAEMVLSHRPGVPRNEVLSEAELEELAQRKPPSKTSVRGCLRKARCSASTAKSLLFRFLPILRWLPRYPVKDWLLGDIASGFSVGIMHLPQGLAYALLAGLPPVTGLYSSFYPVFLYFFFGTSRHNSVGPFAVISVMIGSVTESLLPSEDFLVSVDGGNTTIVDEKARDAARVDLVATITILSGIFQVALGLLQFGFVVTYLSDPLVRGYTTAASVHVLISQLKNVFGVSVGEYSGPLSLFKTFIEICKKLPQTNVGTLVTSIIAMLAIFIVKELNHKFSSKLPMPIPIELITIIISTGISYGVNLKSKFGISVVGDIPSGLKPPTLPSTTYFGQVVGNAFAIAIVGYAICISLGKIFALKHGYKVDSNQELIALGLSNFLGGFFECFAISCSMSRSLVQEGTGGNSQVAGVISSLVILVTILKIGELFRDLPKAILSAIIIVNLKGMFKQFSDFSTLWKSNRVDLMIWIVTFVATLLLNLDIGLAASVAFALLTVIFRTQLPHYSLLGRIPDTEVYKDVAEYEKALEIPGVKIFRSSSTLYFANVEMYAEALKKKSGINVDRLIEKKKKALKKLKKQQKKAEKEKAKRKKDMEAECNGPGVAVIELSGEENSAPAEPTLRSLGLPQPDFHAVILDFSSLNFVDTVSIKIVKNIFRDFHEIEVDVFVASCPASVLAQLERGNFFSSTITKQCFFPSVHDAVLHISGEQHTAPSLQAQRSTKL, from the exons ATGGAGGGGAAAGAGCAG cgtggggggccgggggccaTGGCGGCGGAGATGGTGCTGAGCCACCGGCCTGGGGTGCCCCGCAACGAGGTGCTGAGCGAGGccgagctggaggagctggcacAGAGGAAACCTCCCAGCAAGACCTCGGTGCGCGGCTGTCTCCGGAAGGCGAG ATGCTCAGCCTCCACCGCCAAGTCCCTGCTCTTCCGCTTCTTGCCCATCCTGCGCTGGCTGCCCCGGTACCCGGTGAAGGACTGGCTGCTGGGGGACATCGCCTCGGGTTTCAGCGTGGGCATCATGCACCTGCCCCAGG GGCTCGCCTACGCGCTGCTGGCCGGGCTGCCACCCGTCACTGGCCTCTATTCCTCCTTCTACCCCGTCTTCCTCTACTTCTTCTTCGGGACGTCCAGGCACAACTCCGTGG GCCCCTTTGCTGTCATCTCCGTCATGATCGGCAGCGTGACCGAATCCCTGCTGCCCAGCGAGGACTTCTTGGTGTCTGTCGACGGCGGCAACACCACGATAGTCGATGAGAAGGCGCGGGACGCAGCCAGGGTGGATCTGGTGGCCACCATCACCATCCTGTCGGGCATCTTCCAG GTGGCCCTGGGGCTCCTGCAGTTTGGTTTCGTGGTTACCTACCTCTCGGACCCGCTGGTGCGTGGTTACACCACCGCCGCCTCCGTGCACGTCCTCATCTCCCAGCTCAAGAacgtttttggggtctccgtgggCGAGTACTCGGGGCCGCTCTCTCTGTTCAAG ACCTTCATTGAGATCTGCAAGAAGCTGCCGCAGACCAACGTGGGCACCCTGGTGACATCCATCATCGCCATGTTGGCCATCTTCATCGTGAAGGAGCTCAACCACAAGTTCTCCTCCAAGCTCCCCATGCCCATCCCCATCGAGCTCATCACG ATCATCATCTCCACCGGCATCTCCTACGGCGTCAACCTGAAATCCAAGTTCGGCATCTCCGTGGTGGGCGACATCCCCAGCGG GTTGAAGCCTCCTACGCTCCCTAGCACCACGTATTTTGGGCAGGTGGTGGGCAACGCCTTCGCCATCGCCATAGTGGGTTACGCCATCTGCATCTCGCTGGGTAAGATTTTTGCCCTGAAGCATGGCTACAAAGTGGACAGCAACCAG GAGCTGATCGCCCTGGGCCTCAGCAACTTCCTGGGGGGCTTCTTCGAGTGCTTCGCCATCAGCTGCTCCATGTCGCGCAGCCTGGTGCAGGAGGGCACGGGGGGCAACAGCCAG GTGGCTGGCGTCATCTCATCCCTGGTCATCCTGGTGACCATCCTGAAGATCGGAGAGCTTTTCCGGGACCTCCCCAAG GCCATCTTGTCTGCCATCATCATCGTCAACCTCAAGGGCATGTTCAAGCAGTTCTCAGACTTCAGCACGCTCTGGAAGTCCAACCGTGTGGACCTG ATGATCTGGATCGTGACGTTTGTGGCCACCCTCTTGCTGAACCTGGACATTGGCCTGGCGGCCTCGGTGGCCTTTGCGCTGCTCACCGTCATCTTCCGGACCCAGCT ccccCACTACTCCCTTCTGGGACGCATTCCTGACACCGAAGTCTACAAAGATGTGGCTGAATATGAGAAG GCACTGGAGATCCCTGGTGTGAAGATCTTCCGCTCCTCCTCCACGCTCTATTTTGCCAATGTGGAGATGTACGCCGAGGCGCTGAAGAAGAAG AGTGGCATCAACGTGGATCGCCTGAtcgagaagaagaagaaggcgctcaagaagctgaagaaacagcagaagaaagcGGAGAAGGAGAAGGCGAAGAGGAAAAAG gaCATGGAGGCTGAATGCAACGGGCCTGGTGTTGCGGTGATCGAGCTGAGCGGGGAGGAGAACAGCGCGCCTGCCGAGCCCACCCTGCgctccctggggctgccccagcccgaCTTCCATGCTGTCATCCTGGACTTCAGCTCCCTCAATTTCGTGGACACCGTTTCCATCAAGATCGTGAAGAAT ATCTTCAGGGATTTCCATGAGATAGAAGTGGACGTTTTTGTTGCCAGCTGCCCGG CGTCTGTCCTCGCCCAGCTGGAGCGGGGCAACTTCTTCAGCTCGACCATCACCAAGCAATGCTTCTTCCCCTCGGTGCACGACGCAGTGCTCCACATCTCTGGGGAGCAGCACACAGCCCCG TCCCTACAGGCGCAGCGCAGCACCAAGCTGTAG